Below is a genomic region from Geoglobus acetivorans.
TGGGGATTAAGCTCTGCTATCTGCATCATAAAAATTGGAAAAAAGTTTGTAATTTGGGGGGTTCCGTTTCGGCAAATTTCCAAATTCCTGACGTTTTCTGGGTGTCTCAAACAGCTAATCATCCCTTTCATGGCCTTTATTTTTGAACACGAAATTGATGGTGTAATCAGTTGTGCTTCCATCTGGAAACGTCAGCCGTATGTTTGCGATTGTATTGGAGTTGGCTTCATGCGCTGTTGGTGGCACGATAGGAAGCTGGAACACTCCGTTTGAATCGGAATACCATGTGAAGCTCTGGCTTATTGTTCCTTCACCGGTGTCATATGTGATGTTCACTTTTATTGCTGCGTTCGGTACTGTGGTCCCGGTTATGTAAAACGATGGCGAAGACTTCAGGTCTCCTGTTGAAGTAAGATCTACAGTTACTGCGGATCCGTCTGAAAGTGTGGTAGACGACCCGTCGGAATCTGTGAGGTTAAAACTGCCGAGTGTATACTTTACTGGAGCCGGTTCATTACTGTTGTTCAGCTCACTTCCGGCAAAGTACATCAGAATCTCTGTGTCAGGGCTTACTGTGAAATTTATCCATTTATCGCCAACTGTGGGAGATAATCCCTTCTCAGATAGAACACTGGCGAGATGTTCTATGTACCATTCGTATCCTTCCTTCACCGAGATGTTGAACCATGCATCACTTTTAACCCTGTACTCTCCAAATCCGTCGAGGACAAGTTTGGCGTTTCCGGATATTGTTTTCTCGTCACTCTCAAAAATGAGTAGTGTCATCTTGCCGTTCTGGTAAAGGTCCATTCCACCGATGTCGCTACCTCCGGAGAAATATTCTCCGAGAATCATTGTCTCTGGAGGAACATTCATGTAGTGGTAGCGAGGTTCAAGGACAAACGCCGTTATATTGATCTTTCTGGACAGGAGGGACGATTCCATTTCTCCGATTCTCTCAATCTTTATGCTTGAAGATGCCTTGCTTGGCGTAATCAGGAAGGGGTATTTCGGGTAGTTGGTATCGAGATACACGTTCAGAACTGAGGAGCCATAATTTGCAGCCTCAATTATTTTTTCGTCCAGCTTTTCGAATTCTTTCTTTACTTCGAAGTAGTGCATGCTCTCTTCATTCTTAAGCCACACAGGAACGAAAAACTGCTGCACCACGCCGATACCACCAACGATAATCGCGAAGGCCAGCACTAACCCGAGGACAGGTGAAACCGCATGGTTGTTGATACTCCTAATTATTCTCATCAAATAGATATTTTAAAAGTCAAAATTAAAAAACTTACCGCATCTCATAATGAGTTTCTGTCCGGGATGGAGATTCGGGAAAAAGAAAAATGAGTTTTGCTATTCTATGCTTTCAAATCTATCCTTCAGCCTGTCCATAACCTTCGGCAGAGTGGTGTACTCCATGTCTTCCATAGGCAGTCTGTGTGGCTCGAACGGGCCGTGCCTCCTCATGTACTCTGCTATCTCAACGGCCTTCTGTCTGGTGTAGTCGTAAGCCGGGTCGTCGAACAGGTCTACAGGACCTACAAGCTTCCCGTTGGCGAGCTGGAAGCCTGCGGCTATGACCCTCGGAGGACCGTCAAACCTGGTGCACTTGGAGTAGTGGAACGGCACCGGCATTAACGGGCCGTTGTGGGAGCCGCGCATCCACCCGCTGACCAGGTGCGGGAAGGCAAATGGCTCCAGCACTTCTCCTACTGCAGGCAATCCACTTTGAGCTCTGACAAGTGCAACGGGGTCATCCTTGCCCACGTACTCTCCGGCAATCTGGTACAGCTTCTCCGTGCTTATCACGGCTACAGGCTCATCTGCTGGAAGTTTTCCACCTTCCTTTGGAAATACTCTTTTGATGACGAACCTTGATTTTGCTCCTATGAGCGCGAGAATGTCGTACATCTCTTCTGGCGAGCTCATCAAAACCCTCTTGTGCTCGTAGATGTCCCATATTTCGAAAACAAAGCCATTGTGGAGGTTTGGATCGATGACCAGACCGGCGGTGTTGAAAGGATCGGCAAACATCCTGAAGATTGGCAGGTTGAATGCTCCGGGCTCGGTTTTGTCCATCATGAACGCAATTACCGGCTCCGCCCCCCTTTCCGTGAACTCCATCTCAGCAACTCCAGGCCCCATTCCTCTCACGTTGCCTGAAAAAGCGTCGCTCAGCAAATCCTGACCTGCGCCATAGAGCTTGAGCTCCTTTGCTATTGCCGTTGCCTTCTCAAAGGTCTCCCAGGCGAGCTTGTGGATTTCTTCGCTGTCCACGCCCTTTCTGTGAGTCATCACAAGTTCGAGATCGTCTCCCGCTCTGAAGACCCTGAAGTCTATTATCAGCCCGCTATCTTTTGCGATGGACAGGGTTTCCTGGGCTTTTTCGATAAGCTCGTCGGCTACAGTAACATGTCCGGGCAGTCCACCGACATCTGCTTTGATTAGACTCACTGTAGTTTTGCTCATGGGCAGAAATGGGTATCAAAGCTATAAAAGGTTTCAGGTTAATTTTATATACCACATACTCATAATTAGGTGCGAGGATATAATCACGTTAATGATGAGGGGG
It encodes:
- the fbp gene encoding fructose-1,6-bisphosphate aldolase/phosphatase; this encodes MSKTTVSLIKADVGGLPGHVTVADELIEKAQETLSIAKDSGLIIDFRVFRAGDDLELVMTHRKGVDSEEIHKLAWETFEKATAIAKELKLYGAGQDLLSDAFSGNVRGMGPGVAEMEFTERGAEPVIAFMMDKTEPGAFNLPIFRMFADPFNTAGLVIDPNLHNGFVFEIWDIYEHKRVLMSSPEEMYDILALIGAKSRFVIKRVFPKEGGKLPADEPVAVISTEKLYQIAGEYVGKDDPVALVRAQSGLPAVGEVLEPFAFPHLVSGWMRGSHNGPLMPVPFHYSKCTRFDGPPRVIAAGFQLANGKLVGPVDLFDDPAYDYTRQKAVEIAEYMRRHGPFEPHRLPMEDMEYTTLPKVMDRLKDRFESIE